The proteins below are encoded in one region of Geomonas ferrireducens:
- a CDS encoding holo-[acyl-carrier-protein] synthase produces MIYGTGVDIVEIARFEKFLREGNDGLFQRLFTQREIDYCSVKKNCAQHYALRFAAKEAFLKALGTGLRDGLSWKDMEVVNDPLGKPELKLTGRAEELYRQAGLAGCFLSLSHDAGCAVAFVVLER; encoded by the coding sequence TTGATTTACGGCACCGGCGTTGACATCGTTGAAATCGCCCGCTTTGAAAAGTTCTTGAGAGAGGGCAACGACGGACTGTTCCAGAGACTGTTCACCCAGCGGGAGATCGATTACTGCTCGGTGAAAAAGAACTGCGCCCAGCACTACGCCCTGCGTTTCGCGGCCAAAGAGGCCTTCCTGAAGGCTCTCGGTACCGGGCTGCGCGACGGGCTTTCCTGGAAGGATATGGAGGTGGTGAACGATCCCCTCGGTAAGCCTGAGCTGAAGCTTACGGGGAGGGCCGAGGAGCTTTACCGTCAGGCGGGGCTTGCCGGCTGCTTCCTCTCCCTTTCCCATGACGCGGGGTGTGCCGTCGCCTTCGTGGTACTGGAGCGCTAG
- a CDS encoding NAD(P)H-hydrate dehydratase — protein MKVVSGQVMQLMDKRAIGEFSIPGLDLMERAGRGCADAIVDTFGGGTGKRAVIVAGKGNNGGDGFVVSRLLSERGWDAPVLLLAAPAAIAGDAAANLARLDSRVVKSVPQGIAGERELFEGATVIVDALLGTGMKSEVSGIYGEAIDAINAAGVPVVAVDIPSGVDSATGKVLGRAVRADLTVTFALPKLGNILNPGAELCGRLVVADIGMPDTVVVEAEGVEFTDLPSAALLFRPRPATAHKGTGGHTLVVAGSTGKTGAAAMAANSALRAGAGLVTLAVPALLHPILEAKTTEAMTIPLGPGAKGYLQAGALPEIAAAAAVRDVVALGPGLGTAPSTVYLVHSLLAALRQPIVLDADALNAVAPAPSLLLKRKGLITVLTPHPGEMARLINGSVPEVEEDRIGCARDFATRHRVHLILKGARSIIAAPDGRIAVNGSGNPGMASGGMGDVLTGVVAALIGQGYDPFTACQLGAFVHGFAADLLLETRGSQGMSATDVQEALPAAMDRIARTRGAHHVLDTDNTSQGE, from the coding sequence ATGAAAGTCGTGAGCGGTCAGGTCATGCAGCTTATGGATAAGAGGGCGATCGGCGAGTTCAGCATCCCGGGGCTCGACCTCATGGAGCGTGCCGGTCGCGGTTGTGCCGACGCCATCGTGGATACCTTCGGCGGCGGTACTGGGAAGCGCGCCGTGATCGTGGCGGGGAAGGGGAACAACGGCGGCGACGGTTTCGTCGTCTCACGCCTTCTGTCGGAACGCGGGTGGGACGCTCCGGTGCTGCTACTTGCCGCCCCCGCGGCGATCGCCGGGGATGCCGCGGCGAACCTTGCGCGCTTGGATTCCCGCGTGGTGAAGAGCGTACCGCAAGGAATAGCGGGGGAGCGGGAACTTTTCGAGGGGGCGACGGTGATCGTCGACGCCCTGCTCGGCACCGGGATGAAGAGCGAAGTCTCCGGCATCTACGGCGAGGCGATCGACGCGATCAACGCGGCCGGGGTTCCTGTGGTCGCCGTGGACATCCCCTCCGGCGTCGACTCTGCCACCGGGAAGGTGCTCGGGCGCGCGGTGCGCGCCGACCTCACCGTCACCTTCGCGCTGCCTAAGCTTGGCAACATCCTGAACCCCGGCGCGGAACTCTGCGGCAGGCTCGTCGTCGCCGACATCGGCATGCCGGACACCGTGGTTGTCGAGGCTGAAGGGGTCGAGTTCACCGATCTTCCGAGCGCAGCCCTCCTTTTCAGGCCGCGCCCGGCAACGGCGCACAAGGGAACCGGCGGCCACACCCTCGTCGTCGCCGGGAGCACCGGCAAGACCGGTGCCGCGGCCATGGCCGCGAACAGCGCGCTGCGCGCCGGGGCTGGACTCGTCACCCTCGCGGTCCCGGCACTTTTGCACCCGATCCTGGAGGCGAAGACCACCGAGGCGATGACCATCCCGCTCGGCCCGGGGGCAAAGGGTTACCTTCAGGCCGGGGCGCTCCCGGAAATCGCCGCTGCGGCGGCGGTCCGCGACGTCGTCGCCCTCGGTCCCGGTCTCGGGACGGCTCCTTCCACGGTTTACCTGGTTCATTCGCTTCTGGCCGCGCTCAGGCAGCCCATCGTGCTCGATGCCGATGCCCTGAACGCAGTGGCGCCCGCCCCGTCCCTTTTGCTCAAGAGAAAGGGCCTGATCACGGTGCTCACGCCGCACCCCGGCGAGATGGCACGCCTTATTAACGGCTCGGTCCCCGAGGTGGAGGAGGACCGTATCGGCTGCGCCCGTGACTTCGCAACCAGACACCGGGTGCACCTGATCCTGAAGGGGGCGCGCAGCATCATCGCCGCACCCGACGGCCGCATCGCCGTGAACGGCAGCGGCAACCCCGGCATGGCGAGCGGCGGCATGGGGGATGTCCTGACCGGCGTCGTCGCTGCCCTCATCGGCCAGGGATACGACCCTTTCACCGCCTGCCAGCTCGGCGCCTTCGTTCACGGCTTCGCCGCCGACCTCTTGCTCGAAACCCGCGGCAGCCAGGGGATGAGCGCCACCGACGTGCAGGAGGCGCTTCCCGCCGCGATGGACCGGATCGCCCGGACGCGCGGCGCTCATCACGTCTTAGATACCGACAACACATCACAGGGAGAATGA
- a CDS encoding CBS domain-containing protein: MLKAKEIMTKDVVTVGRDTTVRDLAKLFAERRISSVPVVDNEGLLIGIVSESDLIERDKPLHIPTVISIFDWVIYLESDKRFEKELQKMTGQTVADIYSQEVLTVGPEAPVSEVAELMTNKKVQAVPVVEGRRVVGIIGRIDMVRTMIG; this comes from the coding sequence ATGCTGAAAGCAAAAGAGATCATGACCAAAGACGTGGTTACCGTAGGTCGCGACACCACAGTGAGAGATCTTGCCAAGCTCTTCGCCGAGCGCCGCATTTCCAGCGTCCCGGTGGTGGACAATGAGGGGCTTTTGATCGGCATCGTGTCCGAAAGCGACCTCATCGAGAGGGACAAACCGCTGCACATACCGACCGTCATCTCCATCTTCGACTGGGTCATCTACCTGGAGAGCGACAAGCGTTTCGAGAAGGAGCTGCAGAAGATGACCGGACAAACCGTCGCGGACATCTACTCGCAGGAGGTGCTCACCGTGGGGCCGGAGGCGCCGGTTTCCGAGGTGGCCGAACTGATGACCAACAAGAAGGTGCAGGCCGTCCCGGTGGTTGAGGGGCGTCGCGTGGTCGGTATCATCGGGCGCATCGACATGGTGCGCACCATGATAGGGTAG
- the tsaE gene encoding tRNA (adenosine(37)-N6)-threonylcarbamoyltransferase complex ATPase subunit type 1 TsaE, producing MPLMRTKSSDETVQLGERLGRLLAPGDFIALTGELGAGKTQFAKGIARGLDVDPETPVTSPTYTILNIYEGRLPLYHFDLYRLEGAHDVDALGFEEYFSGDGACVVEWAERLDGEVPDDVLTVTLSHEGEEERSVSFEGSGPRSQAIVRALSAGERD from the coding sequence ATGCCTCTTATGCGGACCAAAAGCAGCGACGAGACGGTGCAGCTGGGGGAGAGGCTCGGGCGGCTGCTTGCCCCCGGCGACTTCATCGCCCTGACCGGTGAGCTCGGTGCGGGCAAAACCCAGTTCGCCAAGGGGATCGCCCGAGGTCTCGATGTCGACCCGGAGACCCCGGTAACGAGCCCGACCTACACCATCTTGAACATCTACGAGGGGAGGCTCCCCCTGTACCACTTCGACCTCTACCGTCTCGAGGGGGCACACGACGTCGACGCGCTCGGTTTCGAGGAGTATTTCTCCGGCGACGGCGCCTGCGTCGTGGAATGGGCCGAGCGCCTGGACGGGGAGGTGCCCGACGACGTCCTCACCGTGACGCTTAGCCACGAGGGGGAAGAGGAACGCAGTGTCAGCTTCGAGGGCTCAGGCCCCAGGTCACAGGCCATCGTCCGCGCTCTCTCAGCAGGGGAGCGAGATTAA